CATCTTCATCTATGAATACTTCTAGGCAATCGTCATCCCAATAAAAATAAAGTGGATCAGCATGTTGGTCAAATAATACATCATCAGTAATTTCAGCAAGAATAAACAAAGTGCTGTTATTCCATAGTAATTTAAAACGTCCTTGAAAGTCAGTCTTATTCGGCATTTCTCCTAACAGCAAATGATTCATGCCTTGCCATGATGCGGTCGACCATATTTCTGTATCTATTTCTCCATCTATTTTGGGTGTTAACATTGTTTTATGTACTTTTATTGTCTGTGCATATGCATTGTTATTAATAAGCAAAGTGGTGATGCATAATGCTAAGTAAAGTAGTATATGGTGTTTCATATTAAGGTTTCTGCTGTTGAACAATACTGGAAATTTGTTGTTGGCTTGTTTGTTTCATCGTTAGTAATATTGTCTTTTCTGCTTCACTATTAGAGAGCGGCTCGAATTGATTCAGTTGATCAGTGAGTAAGTTTGGTGAAAAAAAATGTGTTTTTCTTTTCTGCAAACGTTCCTGCAATATTGCCTTGTCTGGTTGTATAAGCACATAAGTGAATTCATTTGCCAGTGCGCTTAGTGTTTTCCTGTGGGTTTGTTTTAAACCAGAATATGCTAATACGATATTTTTATTATCAAATTCTGTTGACGAAAAATGATGTTCCATGCGTTCAATCCACGCTTGCCGCATTGTGGGGTTTATTGGTACCCCCCTCTTCATAAATGAAATTGCTTGATCTGAATGAAAGTCGTCTACATCGAAGTAACAAAAATTAAGGTGTTTAGCTAACGCACTTGCCAATGTTGATTTTCCAGTGCCACTGACTCCCATAATTAATATCAGTTTGGCAATCATACTTTAGCCTCACTTACTGGTAATAAAATGCGTATGTTGTAGGTACTTCCTGAGATGACATTACGAATTATATTGTCATTTATTAATTGCTCATTAAGGTAGCAAGTTATTTCGTTGTATTTATTATCTTGTTGATAATGAATGTTAAATTTGGCGCCTAGGGCTGTGTACTGAATGCTTAGATTTGGCCAAGTGTTGGGTAACTTTGGTGTTAAATATACATTGCCTGCTTTTGTCACAATGCCACAGAGTTCTTCTATGATGCATCTGTAGATCCAAGCGACAGTACCCGTATTAAATAACTGACTAGATTTTCCAGTCATTTGAGGCATTTGAAAATAAGCACCACGATAATAATTGGGAATAAAATTAGGCATCTGTTCGCGTTTACCAGCATCTTCCTTCGAAGGAAGCATTGCTTTAATCACATCAAACGCTAATGACCCTTCGTTTTCTTGATACAAACTGTAAGCGAAAAAAGCGGAAGCATGATTATATATCGAACCATTTTCAGCAGTACCTGGAAATTTTTGAGTGACTCGACCAATATCTTCATGCATGTGTGTATATGCAGGTGATAGCATCATGACACCATAAGGTGTTAACAACTTTTCTTTGATGCTTCGTAACATACGTTGTTTTTGATTTTCATCTGCTGCATTACAAAGTAGTGCCCATGCCTGCGGATTTAAGAAAATCTCCCCTTCAGGATCAGATGAAATTCCAAATGTTCGCTTATTATCTGTGATCCCACGTGCGTACCAGTTCTCATGCCAAAAATATTGATTTATCGCGCGATTAAGCACTGTTATTTCTTGTTCATATGAAGCGATATAGTCTGAATTTACATGGTATAAACGGCATATTTTGTTCCATATCGCTAATGAGTAACTTGTCGCCATAGTAAGCCATGCAGATACCCCTTTTCCTTTATGACCAACCATATTCATTGGATCACACCAATCGCCTTGTTCAATCAAGCTTAGTCCTTGTTCATTCCGTGCTGCGAGTAAAAAATCAAACGCTAAGTTAATATGTTCAATTAAGGGGGCTGTTCTCTCTGAATCTTTAAAGCGTAAAGACTGATGAAGAATTGTCTTGTCGTTAGTTGTATTTAGATAGCTTTCAAGGCAAATGGTAAGCCATATACAGTGGTCGCTATGCGGCACTAAATTTATATATTTAAGCGTCGCGTTATCTGAAAGCAATATGCCGTCAGGCATAGCTCCAGAGCTTAACTGTTGTGAAACGGCAGTGATTATCGCTTGTCGGCAAAGGTCGGGAACTAAATAGGTAACGCCCATGGCATCTTGTAAGTAGTTTCGCGTTTGCGGATCGGTTGTTAGTCTATTGACATCACCATGATAAAATACCTGTCTAGGTAACCAATGATTCACAAACTCATCGAAATCGGGCTCAGGGCTATTTAATAGTAGCCTGTTATTCATCTTGGAAAAGTATTGCTGGTATGCAGATGCTGCTTGCTCAAAATCATCATCTTCGAGTAAGTATTTATTTTTTAATGCGATAACTTCTTGCTCATTGTTGGCTGGTCCGAAAATAAATTCATGAGCAATACTTTGTTGCGGAGCAAGTTGATGGCAAAATTGCATACAAGCAACGGGTGTTTCGTAAAGCGCTTGGGTTTTACTGAGGTGTTGTTTTTTTAGATCATCTGGAGCATATAGTCCTCCTTCCCCTTCGATACTTTTTTGATTTGCATTCCAGCTTTGACAAGGGTGTTTACTAATGAAAAATGTCCAATCTTTTAAGTGTTGATTATTGTAATAATCAGCCACTTGTTGATAAGGAGTAATTGAGCGGGCAATTATACCGTTTAGACTTGAGTTAAAATCAGCAGATTGGTTCATCCAAGACATGTAGCCAATGGTAAAGTAAGGGTAAAGTGCAATTGTTTTTTTTATATCGCTTTGATTTTTTATGCTGATCTTCCACAACTCAATGCTGTCTTCTGTGGGTAAAGATACCTGTATTTCAATTTTCAATTGCCAATGTTCTATGTACCACGATATATTTTGTTGGCCTGCGTTAAAGGTAAATCTATCTAGCGGTGCTTTGACCGGCTCGTAAGGCAATGAAATTATTTCATTGGTTTCTATACATTTTAGGTAAAAAAATCGCCCTGCATGGTGACTAAAATATTCTTGCTCTGGTTGCATGAACGTTTTCGCTTCCATATTAGGAGCATGAGCGTATTTTGAAGGTTCGGGCTGCATGAACTGTGCACTAGCAAAGCCTCTACAGTTCATATGTAGCATCATGTTTTTATTCCATAAAAAACTACTGGCTTTCGGCATCAATACAGGGTCGCTAACCGACAGTTGGTGATTCTGATAGTTAAATTCAAACATGCCAATGTTACTCCTGAACTTATGTTTTTTGTGTTAGTAGTGCTTGCTGGATATCTTCAACACATTGTTCTGAAAGAGGGTATCGCGTGATAATTCCTACACTGACAGCAGCGAATATTGCAGGTATTAATGTCATTAGTAATACGATTCCTGTTTGTGAATCTAAGGTTTGTATTTGATTGGCTACATAACCCATTGAAGCTAAAAGCCAACCAATCATCGCTCCAGCAACCGCACTTCCCAGCTTTTGAGAAAATGCAGCAGCTGAAAATACCATTGCCGTTGCTCGTCGACCGTGTTTCCATTCACCAAAGTCAGCTGAGTCTGCATACATTGAAAACACTAATGGAGACTTTGGTCCTAAGCAGAAACCAATAGCAATTTGTAGTAAGAAAATTAATGTGACTTGATCACTGGGAACAAAATAGAATGCGATAGATAGCACGGTAATTATGCTCATCAGTAGCATTAACAGTGTTTTTTTATCCAAAAATTTGGTCATAAAAGGAGTAGCAGCTGCACCGACAGCTAATGAAAGCATGTAACAAAGTGAAAAGCTGCCAATGAGATCTTCTCGATTAACGTAATACTTGAGATAGAAGGTGCCAGTGCTGCCTCTTAGCGTAATGGTCATCATAATAATTAATGATAATGTAAATAATATAAGCCAAGGTTTGTTGTGGGTTAAATCTTGAATATCTTGTAATACAGTGGATTTTTGAGATGCTGGCGGTGAAATTCTTTCACGTGTGGTGAAAAAAGTGATACAAAATAAGGCGGCAGCCAAAATACCGTATATGGCCATAGTGATTTGCCAACCGAGTACTTCATTTTCGGCACCGAAATACGCGACTAGAGTAGGGGTAAAATAGGCAACAATGCTGCCCCCAGTAAACGCACCTATAAAGCGAAAACTTGTTAATGTAGTTCTTTCTTGGCTATTGGCTGTTATTACACCTAATAATGCCCCATAAGGCACATTAATAAAGGTGTAGGCGAGCATCATAAAAATATAGGTAGCGTACGCCCAAATCAATTTATCGCTCCCTTGTAAATCAGGCACCGTAAACGTTAATATGCCAGCTGCTACGATCGGTAAAATACCCCACAGAAGGTAAGGCCGAAACTTTCCGTATTTTGTTTTGGTTCTATCTGCTAATGCCCCCATGAGAGGGTCAGAAAAAGCATCAATAACTCTTGTTACTAGCATCATAGTTCCGACTGCTGCTGGATGTAAGCCGAATACGTCGGTATAAAAAATAAACAAGAACACGTCAAAAACGCGCCAATAAAAATTAGAAGCTACGTCTCCACAGGCATAACCTATTTTCTCTTTTAATGTTAGTAATGCCATGACTGCTCCTTGATCTATAAACCGTAAGTACGAAAGTCAGTTTTGATTAAAAATCTAGCACTTTATTACCATATGATATTTTGTAAGCGCTTACAATAACCTTTTGTATTGATGAGAAAGTTAATTTTTAAGTAATATGTCTGATACTATATAATCTTTACTATCAGTGGGTTATTGGTTTTTTGGTAAACTATATTAAATATGTATTGACCAATTATTGCTCATAGCCTAACTTAATGTAAGCGCTTACAATTTTAGGTTGCATGAATCCCTTACACACGTTGGTTTTTGTTATCGGATTGTAAGCGCACAAAAATATAAAAATAAATGGGGAGATAACATGAAAGACATGAAATTTAAAAAAGGCGTGTTAGCGAGCTCAATCGCTATGGTGCTTGCTGGTGGTGCTGCACCATTAGCAATGGCTGAGCAAGGCGCTGATAAAGAAGTTGAAGTAATTGAAGTGACGGGTATCCGTGGCTCAACAAAAGCAAGTATTAACGGCAAGCGTTTTGCTGATTCGCAAGTAGACGGTATTGCCGCTGAAGATATTGGTAAGTTACCTGATGTAACCATTACTGATTCACTACAACGTATCACTGGTGTGCAAATTGAACGCGTTGCGGGCGAAGGTGGTGCGGTGCAAATTCGTGGTCTACCTCAAATTG
The Thalassotalea hakodatensis genome window above contains:
- a CDS encoding gluconokinase, translated to MIAKLILIMGVSGTGKSTLASALAKHLNFCYFDVDDFHSDQAISFMKRGVPINPTMRQAWIERMEHHFSSTEFDNKNIVLAYSGLKQTHRKTLSALANEFTYVLIQPDKAILQERLQKRKTHFFSPNLLTDQLNQFEPLSNSEAEKTILLTMKQTSQQQISSIVQQQKP
- a CDS encoding GH36-type glycosyl hydrolase domain-containing protein, translating into MFEFNYQNHQLSVSDPVLMPKASSFLWNKNMMLHMNCRGFASAQFMQPEPSKYAHAPNMEAKTFMQPEQEYFSHHAGRFFYLKCIETNEIISLPYEPVKAPLDRFTFNAGQQNISWYIEHWQLKIEIQVSLPTEDSIELWKISIKNQSDIKKTIALYPYFTIGYMSWMNQSADFNSSLNGIIARSITPYQQVADYYNNQHLKDWTFFISKHPCQSWNANQKSIEGEGGLYAPDDLKKQHLSKTQALYETPVACMQFCHQLAPQQSIAHEFIFGPANNEQEVIALKNKYLLEDDDFEQAASAYQQYFSKMNNRLLLNSPEPDFDEFVNHWLPRQVFYHGDVNRLTTDPQTRNYLQDAMGVTYLVPDLCRQAIITAVSQQLSSGAMPDGILLSDNATLKYINLVPHSDHCIWLTICLESYLNTTNDKTILHQSLRFKDSERTAPLIEHINLAFDFLLAARNEQGLSLIEQGDWCDPMNMVGHKGKGVSAWLTMATSYSLAIWNKICRLYHVNSDYIASYEQEITVLNRAINQYFWHENWYARGITDNKRTFGISSDPEGEIFLNPQAWALLCNAADENQKQRMLRSIKEKLLTPYGVMMLSPAYTHMHEDIGRVTQKFPGTAENGSIYNHASAFFAYSLYQENEGSLAFDVIKAMLPSKEDAGKREQMPNFIPNYYRGAYFQMPQMTGKSSQLFNTGTVAWIYRCIIEELCGIVTKAGNVYLTPKLPNTWPNLSIQYTALGAKFNIHYQQDNKYNEITCYLNEQLINDNIIRNVISGSTYNIRILLPVSEAKV
- a CDS encoding MFS transporter, whose protein sequence is MALLTLKEKIGYACGDVASNFYWRVFDVFLFIFYTDVFGLHPAAVGTMMLVTRVIDAFSDPLMGALADRTKTKYGKFRPYLLWGILPIVAAGILTFTVPDLQGSDKLIWAYATYIFMMLAYTFINVPYGALLGVITANSQERTTLTSFRFIGAFTGGSIVAYFTPTLVAYFGAENEVLGWQITMAIYGILAAALFCITFFTTRERISPPASQKSTVLQDIQDLTHNKPWLILFTLSLIIMMTITLRGSTGTFYLKYYVNREDLIGSFSLCYMLSLAVGAAATPFMTKFLDKKTLLMLLMSIITVLSIAFYFVPSDQVTLIFLLQIAIGFCLGPKSPLVFSMYADSADFGEWKHGRRATAMVFSAAAFSQKLGSAVAGAMIGWLLASMGYVANQIQTLDSQTGIVLLMTLIPAIFAAVSVGIITRYPLSEQCVEDIQQALLTQKT